The Eleutherodactylus coqui strain aEleCoq1 chromosome 6, aEleCoq1.hap1, whole genome shotgun sequence genome window below encodes:
- the LOC136571787 gene encoding protein kinase C delta type-like: MSAGPGQSDFMEEEEQIRREKGVRRPRGILDSSDEASSKSQRRKKRKRSSSSASSAKSIVPPTYLVKKDLSGKKRPKKRHLDSSVGEKDPPEDPAVFGQLAPLASSMNIRERLRFHPVLGQGAYGSVVLAEDPATRQQYAVKSGLLAEIGLRDMHILLGLEYLSCGDLDNFLQLNGPLDITSARRILADIKLTHFLSDRLYAAEMVCGIQHLHAKGIVHRDLKPENILVAETGHLKITDFSLALDNMHGDRTATDYAGSEGYVAPEIIAEEEYNAGVDWYSLGVIINEMITGERKYHLTLFDRSTLSAAIIIIQLLQRDPAKRLGVHGNIQRHCFFQPIDWDSVNTLRMASPHIPAPSKLEFHQQFDLDTMETEEAKQFHFSPEDQAKFRGFSFSNVKTLLDTGSTTT; encoded by the exons atgtctgctggaccagggcagagcgattttatggaggaagaggagcagatTCGGAGAGAGAAAGGCGTGAGAAGACCAAGAGGCAtcttggattcttcagatgaggcttcaagcaagagccagaggaggaagaagaggaagaggtcaTCGAGCTCAGCGAGCTCAGCGAAgtccatcgttccaccgactTATTTAGTGAAGAAAGACCTCAGTGGGAAGAAgcgacccaagaagaggcatctggattcttcagtgggagaaaaggacccacct GAGGACCCAGCAGTGTTCGGCCAACTGGCTCCACTAGCATCGTCTATGAACATCAGGGAGAGATTGCGGTTCCATCCTGTGCTCGGCCAGGGAGCCTACGGGAGCGTCGTGCTGGCAGAGGACCCTGCCACCCGCCAGCAATATGCAGTGAAGAGCGGCCTGCTTGCTGAAATCGGTTTGCGAGAT ATGCACATACTGCTTGGACTTGAGTATCTCAGCTGCGGGGACCTTGACAACTTCTTGCAGTTGAATGGACCACTTGACATCACAAGTGCAAGGAGAATATTGGCA GATATTAAATTGACTCATTTTCTTTCTGACAGATTgtacgctgcggagatggtgtgcggcatccagcacctccacgccaaggggatcgtccacagagacctgaagcccgagaacatcttggtggctgagacggggcatctgaagatcaccgatttcagTCTCGCCTTGGACAACATGCACGGAGACCGAACAGCCACCGACTATGCTGGAAGTGAAGGATATGTCGCTCCTGAG ATTATAGCCGAGGAGGAATATAATGCTGGAGTGGATTGGTACTCGTTAGGTGTCATCATTAACGAAATGATAACTGGAGAGCGTAAGTACCACCTGACACTGTTCGATCGGTCCACGCTCAGCGCAGCGATCATCATCATACAG CTCCTCCAGAGAGATCCGGCCAAGCGCTTAGGAGTCCATGGTAACATCCAACGGCACTGCTTCTTCCAGCCCATAGATTGGGACTCTGTGAATACCCTGAGGATGGCCTCACCTCACATCCCTGCACCATCTAAGCTGGAATTTCATCAGCAATTCGATTTGGACACTATGGAAacagaagaggccaagcaattCCACTTTTCACCAGAAGACCAAgccaagttcagagggttttcattttcCAATGTGAAAACtctcttagacaccggctctacaaccacctga